In Nocardioides sp. InS609-2, a single genomic region encodes these proteins:
- a CDS encoding ATPase, T2SS/T4P/T4SS family: MTLTHAGAGHGAHVDLIEQLDGEVRSIVRSDGVDPQRDAQLVRRIAERVVRDHDERSLTGAVAPVPDADAVVGELVARVAGFGPLQPFLDDPSVEEVWINDPSRVFVARNGRHELTNLVLAPAMVRELVERMLKTSGRRIDISQPFVDAMLPEGHRLHVVLEGISRGFSAVNIRKFRIQAAQLSQLVELGSLTPSAAAFLDACVRAGLNILVAGGTQAGKTTMLNCLAAAIPGGDRVISAEEVFELRFPHPDWVPMQTRQAGLEGTGEVVLRDLIKEALRMRPSRVIVGEVRAEECLDLLLALNAGLPGMCTLHANSAREALVKMCTLPLLAGENISARFVVPTVAASVDIVVHLGIDTTGVRRTNEIVAVPGRVENDTIEVESIFNRAHGELRWAGGMPHRLERFERLGIDVHRILEGGR; this comes from the coding sequence ATGACTTTGACGCACGCCGGTGCGGGGCATGGCGCGCACGTCGACCTGATCGAACAGCTCGACGGCGAAGTGCGTTCGATCGTCCGCAGCGACGGGGTCGACCCACAGCGCGACGCCCAGCTCGTACGCCGCATTGCCGAGCGCGTGGTCCGCGACCACGACGAGCGGTCACTGACCGGCGCGGTCGCCCCGGTGCCCGATGCCGACGCGGTCGTCGGCGAGCTGGTCGCCCGGGTCGCCGGGTTCGGTCCGCTGCAGCCGTTCCTCGACGACCCGAGTGTCGAGGAGGTGTGGATCAACGACCCGAGCCGGGTCTTCGTCGCGCGCAACGGCCGGCACGAGCTCACCAACCTGGTGCTGGCCCCGGCGATGGTCCGCGAGCTCGTCGAGCGGATGCTCAAGACGAGCGGACGACGCATCGACATCAGCCAGCCGTTCGTCGACGCGATGCTGCCCGAAGGGCACCGGCTCCACGTCGTACTCGAAGGCATCAGTCGTGGCTTCTCGGCCGTCAACATCCGCAAGTTCCGGATCCAGGCCGCGCAGCTCAGCCAGCTCGTCGAGCTCGGCAGCCTCACCCCGTCGGCCGCTGCGTTCCTCGACGCGTGCGTGCGCGCGGGCCTCAACATCCTGGTCGCGGGTGGGACGCAGGCAGGCAAGACGACAATGCTTAACTGCCTGGCCGCGGCCATCCCGGGCGGTGACCGGGTGATCAGCGCCGAGGAGGTCTTCGAGCTCCGGTTCCCGCACCCCGACTGGGTGCCCATGCAAACCCGCCAAGCCGGCCTCGAGGGCACCGGCGAGGTCGTGCTGCGTGACCTGATCAAGGAAGCCCTGCGGATGCGACCGAGTCGCGTGATCGTCGGCGAGGTTCGGGCCGAGGAGTGCCTCGACCTCCTGCTCGCGCTCAACGCCGGCCTGCCCGGCATGTGCACCCTGCACGCCAACAGCGCCCGCGAGGCGCTGGTCAAGATGTGCACGCTGCCGCTGCTGGCCGGCGAGAACATCTCGGCCCGGTTCGTGGTGCCCACGGTGGCGGCGTCGGTCGACATCGTCGTGCACCTCGGCATCGACACCACCGGCGTACGCCGCACCAACGAGATCGTCGCGGTGCCCGGCCGGGTCGAGAACGACACCATCGAGGTCGAGTCGATCTTCAACCGCGCACACGGCGAGCTGCGGTGGGCCGGGGGCATGCCGCACCGGCTCGAGCGCTTCGAGCGGCTGGGCATCGACGTGCACCGCATCCTCGAGGGCGGTCGCTGA
- a CDS encoding SMI1/KNR4 family protein has protein sequence MMGDDVSVPLARIEKSLERLDRNSLRTLLRTGVPASTVKAALRGVRLTALPELEALYGWRDGTATEGAVLDDIHLFPGFYLLSVEDAVTNYRAFVADSRWTTGWLPIFANGGGDFYVLDLSSSVASPVRHFRLEESEHPIEFDSLGALLTTLAEAFERRIFFVDPSGYLEMDDRVFGELAAELNPDAAWWRE, from the coding sequence GTGATGGGTGACGACGTTTCCGTGCCCCTCGCCAGGATCGAGAAGAGTCTAGAGCGCCTGGACCGAAACAGTCTGCGGACGTTGTTGCGGACTGGCGTGCCGGCTTCGACGGTGAAGGCAGCGCTCCGTGGGGTTCGTCTGACCGCCCTACCTGAGCTGGAAGCGCTCTACGGCTGGCGAGACGGGACCGCCACGGAGGGTGCCGTCCTCGATGACATACACCTGTTCCCGGGTTTCTACCTGCTGTCCGTCGAGGACGCGGTCACGAACTACCGAGCCTTCGTCGCCGACTCCCGATGGACAACGGGATGGTTGCCGATTTTCGCCAACGGGGGCGGAGACTTTTACGTCCTCGACCTCAGTTCGTCAGTCGCGAGCCCGGTGCGTCACTTCCGACTCGAGGAGTCTGAGCATCCGATTGAGTTCGACTCCCTCGGCGCCCTGCTGACGACGCTTGCAGAAGCCTTCGAGCGAAGAATCTTCTTCGTTGACCCGAGCGGCTACCTGGAGATGGATGACCGGGTGTTCGGCGAGCTCGCGGCCGAACTGAACCCCGACGCGGCCTGGTGGCGCGAGTAG
- a CDS encoding IS1380 family transposase, with protein MQLCHTPRATSAVFDDPNLVSSAGLVPVLALARSAGLQELAQAHLTVPTDKGANAGLKVSSLVAGMVAGADSIDDMALLRHGGMGRVFTNAYAPSTLGSFLRTFSFGHVRQLDAVASRFLAGLAEQAPLIVTSPDTSERVMIDIDDTIVEVHGHAKQGSGYGYSGVRGLNALLAVVSTSQSAPVIVAHRLRKGSCGSPRGAKRLVADALKTTSKLPAKSDLRPMLRADSAFYGAEVVNAALRGGADISVTVRMDPKVKAAIATIGDDAWTTIEYTDAVFDEPTNTWVSRAEVAEIPFTAFTSKKKADQVTGRLVVRRIPDLNTSAKNGQETLFDTWRFHAFFTTTDPAVAGTVAADKTHRGHAIIEQVHSDLKGSALAHLPSGKFAANAAWLVLAVIAFNLTRAAATITGPGLAKATTATIRRKLIAVPARVASSARRVTLHLPTGWPCETAWSELFNRACGPTPAPTT; from the coding sequence ATGCAACTTTGCCACACGCCCCGTGCCACGTCGGCAGTGTTCGATGATCCCAATCTCGTGTCGTCGGCCGGGCTGGTCCCGGTCCTCGCGCTGGCCCGATCCGCGGGACTCCAGGAACTGGCCCAAGCCCACCTCACTGTGCCGACCGACAAGGGCGCGAACGCGGGGTTGAAGGTGTCCTCGCTGGTCGCCGGGATGGTCGCCGGCGCGGACAGCATCGATGACATGGCGCTGCTCCGTCACGGCGGGATGGGCCGGGTGTTCACGAACGCCTACGCGCCCTCGACGCTGGGTTCGTTCCTGCGCACGTTCAGCTTCGGCCACGTCCGCCAGCTCGACGCTGTCGCCTCGAGGTTCTTGGCCGGGCTGGCCGAGCAGGCACCGCTGATCGTGACCTCACCTGACACCAGCGAGCGGGTGATGATCGACATCGACGACACCATCGTCGAGGTCCACGGGCACGCCAAGCAGGGCTCTGGCTACGGCTACTCCGGCGTGCGTGGGCTCAACGCGCTGCTCGCTGTCGTGTCCACGAGCCAGTCCGCGCCGGTGATCGTGGCCCACCGGCTCCGGAAGGGATCATGTGGTTCACCGCGGGGCGCGAAACGCCTGGTCGCCGACGCGTTGAAGACCACCAGCAAACTGCCCGCCAAGTCCGATCTGCGCCCGATGCTGCGAGCCGACTCCGCGTTCTACGGCGCCGAGGTGGTCAACGCGGCGTTGCGCGGTGGCGCCGACATCTCGGTCACCGTGCGAATGGATCCCAAGGTCAAGGCGGCGATCGCCACCATCGGTGACGATGCCTGGACCACCATCGAGTACACCGACGCCGTCTTCGATGAACCCACCAACACGTGGGTCTCCCGCGCCGAGGTCGCCGAGATTCCGTTCACCGCGTTCACTTCCAAGAAGAAAGCCGACCAAGTCACCGGACGGCTCGTGGTCCGCCGGATCCCCGACCTCAACACGTCCGCCAAGAATGGTCAGGAGACGTTGTTCGACACCTGGCGCTTCCACGCCTTCTTCACCACCACAGACCCGGCCGTGGCCGGCACGGTGGCCGCGGACAAGACCCACCGCGGCCACGCGATCATCGAACAGGTCCACTCCGACCTCAAGGGCTCCGCCCTCGCGCATCTGCCATCGGGAAAGTTCGCAGCGAACGCCGCCTGGCTCGTGCTGGCCGTCATAGCGTTCAACCTGACCAGAGCAGCCGCGACCATCACCGGCCCGGGACTCGCCAAGGCCACCACCGCGACCATCCGCCGCAAGCTGATCGCCGTGCCCGCCCGGGTCGCGTCCTCGGCACGAAGAGTGACGCTGCACCTCCCGACCGGATGGCCCTGTGAGACAGCCTGGAGCGAACTGTTCAACCGGGCCTGCGGACCAACACCGGCACCGACGACCTGA
- a CDS encoding RHS repeat-associated core domain-containing protein, translating into MAGQRYFTDSACNVFFDRDTATARVEDELDVTRESTVALVEVALARDASAPDDSGQPRPRDGGVLALSSDDERSGDCWDCHPFVQQSRRSRQILVGDVPDTATTRTYDAFDRTTRRTATVRANPAVSTRYVYLGTSDQVAFEEQQDTTQAWQLAKTYTYGPGGEQLAMRDTGVDVPGPDATESTIPDKQLDPGETRELFFGANPHGDIETLTNNAGEVVSSYRYTAYGSADQSGTLGLDAPDTETPDDGEPGDEPADAPQANVVNPYRFNAKRYDGATGSYDMGFRDYDPGLNRYTSRDMYNAPSPTSRWAWTPGTPTGTPSPAATPSQASSSTATTRSQPPMAVRHVTRNAKRACRTPPTETPPGTTAMRSSRRKATMRPLTAGWAARCPTTWVAAWQGPPICTRSTSHWRARDCVATGAKPCPLSATPSS; encoded by the coding sequence ATGGCTGGTCAGCGTTACTTCACCGACAGCGCGTGCAACGTGTTCTTCGATCGCGACACCGCGACGGCCAGGGTCGAAGATGAGCTTGACGTGACGCGTGAGAGCACGGTCGCCTTGGTGGAGGTGGCCTTGGCCCGTGATGCGTCGGCTCCTGACGATTCTGGCCAGCCTCGTCCTCGCGATGGCGGGGTGCTTGCTCTGAGCTCCGACGACGAACGCAGCGGAGACTGTTGGGACTGTCACCCGTTCGTGCAGCAGTCCCGACGAAGCCGTCAGATTCTGGTCGGTGATGTCCCGGACACCGCGACCACCCGCACCTACGACGCGTTCGACCGCACCACCCGCCGCACCGCCACGGTCCGGGCCAACCCGGCCGTTTCGACCCGGTACGTCTACCTCGGCACCAGCGACCAGGTCGCGTTCGAGGAACAGCAGGACACCACCCAGGCATGGCAGCTGGCCAAGACCTACACCTACGGCCCCGGTGGCGAACAGCTCGCGATGCGAGACACCGGTGTCGACGTCCCCGGCCCGGACGCCACCGAGTCCACCATCCCCGACAAGCAGCTCGACCCAGGCGAGACCCGGGAGCTGTTCTTCGGCGCGAACCCGCACGGTGACATCGAGACCCTGACCAACAACGCGGGTGAGGTCGTCTCCTCCTACCGCTACACCGCGTACGGGTCCGCAGACCAGTCCGGCACCCTGGGCCTGGACGCACCCGACACCGAGACCCCCGACGATGGCGAACCGGGCGACGAACCGGCCGACGCCCCGCAGGCGAACGTCGTGAATCCGTACCGGTTCAACGCCAAGCGGTACGACGGCGCCACGGGCTCTTACGACATGGGGTTCCGCGACTACGACCCGGGCCTGAACAGGTACACCAGCCGCGACATGTACAACGCGCCCTCACCGACGTCGCGTTGGGCATGGACCCCTGGAACACCAACCGGTACGCCTTCGCCGGCGGCAACCCCGTCACAGGCGTCGAGCTCGACGGCCACTACGCGCAGCCAGCCTCCGATGGCGGTTCGTCATGTGACGAGGAATGCCAAGAGAGCCTGCCGGACGCCTCCTACGGAGACACCACCTGGCACCACGGCCATGAGGTCGAGCCGGAGGAAAGCAACGATGAGGCCGCTGACTGCGGGTTGGGCTGCAAGGTGTCCAACTACTTGGGTGGCAGCGTGGCAGGGGCCGCCGATATGCACCCGCTCAACTTCTCACTGGCGGGCAAGGGACTGTGTGGCTACCGGTGCCAAGCCGTGCCCGTTGTCAGCAACTCCGAGCTCATAG
- a CDS encoding IS1380 family transposase, which yields MEGTLQVKRSSWSRGLSVTGGGVGVVAHAGSVGLRLVGDRTGLTGQLSKALARRSFTPAHDRGRVLVDVAVMIADGGEAIADIEVLRHQEPVLGAVASQATVWRALDEISPGQVKKIAVARARTRRHVWALMNASPEGFPASKVAGTDLGEVVVLDVDATVVITHSEKELASATFKRTFGYHPIGVWCDNTGEFLAATLRTGKAGSNTATDHIEVLTAAIAQVPAAQRKNLLIRSDGAGASHKLLAWLTEQGRVRGRRLEYSVGYAVTEKIREAIKVVPKHVWTPASDADGGVREGGDVAELTDLLDLTAWPPGMRLIVRRERPHPGAQLSLFEEADGWRYQVIATNTTTGQLAFLEARHRAHARVEDRIRIAKDTGLGRFPSREFAINQAWLTATMIAADLTAWTRLLAFTGEAAVLAGCEPKALRYRLLHAPARLVHTGRRRQLRIPDTWPWAAAIVATFANIAAIPPPA from the coding sequence CTGGAAGGCACTCTGCAGGTGAAGCGTAGTTCGTGGTCGAGGGGTCTGTCAGTAACTGGGGGCGGTGTCGGCGTGGTGGCCCACGCGGGAAGCGTCGGGCTGCGTCTCGTAGGTGATCGGACCGGGCTGACTGGACAGCTCTCGAAGGCCCTGGCACGACGTTCGTTCACCCCTGCCCATGACCGCGGCCGGGTCCTGGTCGATGTCGCGGTGATGATCGCCGACGGCGGTGAAGCGATCGCTGACATCGAGGTCCTGCGCCACCAGGAACCCGTGCTCGGTGCGGTGGCCTCGCAGGCCACGGTCTGGCGGGCTTTGGATGAGATCAGCCCCGGGCAGGTCAAGAAAATCGCCGTGGCCAGAGCCAGGACACGGCGCCACGTCTGGGCACTCATGAACGCCTCACCCGAAGGGTTCCCTGCCTCGAAGGTCGCCGGCACCGACCTCGGTGAGGTGGTCGTGCTCGATGTCGATGCCACGGTCGTGATCACCCACTCCGAGAAAGAGTTGGCATCGGCGACGTTCAAGCGGACGTTCGGGTACCACCCGATCGGGGTGTGGTGCGACAACACAGGCGAGTTCCTCGCCGCCACGTTGCGGACCGGGAAGGCGGGGTCGAACACCGCGACCGATCACATCGAAGTCCTCACCGCGGCAATCGCCCAGGTCCCCGCCGCACAACGCAAGAACCTGCTGATCCGCAGCGATGGCGCGGGTGCCTCCCACAAGCTCCTGGCCTGGCTCACCGAACAAGGCCGCGTGCGGGGACGTCGCTTGGAGTACAGCGTCGGCTACGCAGTCACCGAGAAGATCCGCGAAGCCATCAAGGTCGTCCCCAAGCACGTGTGGACACCCGCGTCCGATGCTGATGGTGGGGTCCGCGAAGGTGGTGACGTCGCCGAGCTCACCGACCTCCTTGACCTGACGGCATGGCCGCCCGGGATGCGGCTCATCGTGCGCCGCGAACGACCCCACCCCGGTGCGCAGCTGTCGCTGTTCGAAGAAGCCGACGGGTGGCGCTACCAAGTGATCGCGACCAACACCACCACCGGACAGCTGGCGTTCCTCGAAGCCCGTCACCGTGCTCACGCCCGCGTCGAGGACCGGATCCGGATCGCCAAGGACACCGGCCTGGGCAGATTCCCCTCACGTGAGTTCGCGATCAACCAGGCCTGGCTGACAGCGACCATGATCGCTGCCGACCTCACCGCCTGGACCAGACTTCTGGCCTTCACCGGCGAGGCTGCTGTGCTCGCCGGCTGTGAGCCGAAAGCGTTGCGCTACCGACTCCTGCACGCACCAGCACGCCTGGTCCACACCGGGCGCCGGCGACAACTCCGGATCCCCGACACCTGGCCCTGGGCGGCAGCGATCGTCGCGACATTCGCCAACATCGCAGCGATCCCACCACCAGCCTGA
- a CDS encoding IS1380 family transposase, whose product MQLCHTPRATSAVFDDPNLVSSAGLVPVLALARSAGLQELAQAHLTVPTDKGANAGLKVSSLVAGMVAGADSIDDMALLRHGGMGRVFTNAYAPSTLGSFLRTFSFGHVRQLDAVASRFLAGLAEQAPLIVTSPDTSERVMIDIDDTIVEVHGHAKQGSGYGYSGVRGLNALLAVVSTSQSAPVIVAHRLRKGSCGSPRGAKRLVADALKTTSKLPAKSDLRPMLRADSAFYGAEVVNAALRGGADISVTVRMDPKVKAAIATIGDDAWTTIEYTDAVFDEPTNTWVSRAEVAEIPFTAFTSKKKADQVTGRLVVRRIPDLNTSAKNGQETLFDTWRFHAFFTTTDPAVAGTVAADKTHRGHAIIEQVHSDLKGSALAHLPSGKFAANAAWLVLAVIAFNLTRAAATITGPGLAKATTATIRRKLIAVPARVASSARRVTLHLPTGWPWETAWSELFNRACGPTPAPTT is encoded by the coding sequence ATGCAACTTTGCCACACGCCCCGTGCCACGTCGGCAGTGTTCGATGATCCCAATCTCGTGTCGTCGGCCGGGCTGGTCCCGGTCCTCGCGCTGGCCCGATCCGCGGGACTCCAGGAACTGGCCCAAGCCCACCTCACTGTGCCGACCGACAAGGGCGCGAACGCGGGGTTGAAGGTGTCCTCGCTGGTCGCCGGGATGGTCGCCGGCGCGGACAGCATCGATGACATGGCGCTGCTCCGTCACGGCGGGATGGGCCGGGTGTTCACGAACGCCTACGCGCCCTCGACGCTGGGTTCGTTCCTGCGCACGTTCAGCTTCGGCCACGTCCGCCAGCTCGACGCTGTCGCCTCGAGGTTCTTGGCCGGGCTGGCCGAGCAGGCACCGCTGATCGTGACCTCACCTGACACCAGCGAGCGGGTGATGATCGACATCGACGACACCATCGTCGAGGTCCACGGGCACGCCAAGCAGGGCTCTGGCTACGGCTACTCCGGCGTGCGTGGGCTCAACGCGCTGCTCGCTGTCGTGTCCACGAGCCAGTCCGCGCCGGTGATCGTGGCCCACCGGCTCCGGAAGGGATCATGTGGTTCACCGCGGGGCGCGAAACGCCTGGTCGCCGACGCGTTGAAGACCACCAGCAAACTGCCCGCCAAGTCCGATCTGCGCCCGATGCTGCGAGCCGACTCCGCGTTCTACGGCGCCGAGGTGGTCAACGCGGCGTTGCGCGGTGGCGCCGACATCTCGGTCACCGTGCGAATGGATCCCAAGGTCAAGGCGGCGATCGCCACCATCGGTGACGATGCCTGGACCACCATCGAGTACACCGACGCCGTCTTCGATGAACCCACCAACACGTGGGTCTCCCGCGCCGAGGTCGCCGAGATTCCGTTCACCGCGTTCACTTCCAAGAAGAAAGCCGACCAAGTCACCGGACGGCTCGTGGTCCGCCGGATCCCCGACCTCAACACGTCCGCCAAGAATGGTCAGGAGACGTTGTTCGACACCTGGCGCTTCCACGCCTTCTTCACCACCACAGACCCGGCCGTGGCCGGCACGGTGGCCGCGGACAAGACCCACCGCGGCCACGCGATCATCGAACAGGTCCACTCCGACCTCAAGGGCTCCGCCCTCGCGCATCTGCCATCGGGAAAGTTCGCAGCGAACGCCGCCTGGCTCGTGCTGGCCGTCATAGCGTTCAACCTGACCAGAGCAGCCGCGACCATCACCGGCCCGGGACTCGCCAAGGCCACCACCGCGACCATCCGCCGCAAGCTGATCGCCGTGCCCGCCCGGGTCGCGTCCTCGGCACGAAGAGTGACGCTGCACCTCCCGACCGGATGGCCCTGGGAGACAGCCTGGAGCGAACTGTTCAACCGGGCCTGCGGACCAACACCGGCACCGACGACCTGA